A window of Lysobacterales bacterium genomic DNA:
AGGTCAGGGCGCGCGCATAGAGGAGCGCGCGATCGCCCTCGAAGATCTGCAGGCCGCGATTCAAGGCGTCGATCGAGGGCACAAGCTCGCCGCGACGGTTCAGAAGTTCAGCTTCAAGCAGGAAGGCATTGCGCAGGGTCTCGCCGTCCTCGCTGTCGCTGCTCTGCACCGTTTTCAGGGTTTCGATGGCCTCAGCTGCGCGTCCGGCCTGCTCCTGCAGCACGGCGATGCGCAGCTGCGCGGGCAGGCGCCGGGCCGGGTCGCTGACCGCCGAGTACCAGCGCAGCGCCTCCTCGCCAAGCTCCAGCACCTCGGCGATCTGGCCGAGCAGAAAGCGGCGATCGTCGCTGATGTCGGCGTCGAACACCGTGGTCTCAGCGCTCGACTCGGGGCCGATCGCAGCCACCGCATCGGCCTTGATCAAGCCATACAGAGCCTGCAAGGCGTCGGACTCGCCCAGTCGCGCGAGATAGGCGGCACGGCCGGCGAAGGTTGCATCGCTTTGCTCGCCTTCGGCCAGCAGCTCGGCGGCGCGCTCGGGCTGGCCCAGCCCGTCGAGCAACGAGGCCGCACGCAATCGCTCGGGAATATCGGTCAAGCCCAGTGCGAGCACGGCGTCCAGCGCGGCCCCTGCGGCTTCCGTGCGCTGCTGTCGCAGCAGCACTTCCGCGCGCCACAGGCCGACCCGTCGGTCCTTGGGAAACACCTCGCCAGCACGCTCCACCACGCGCGCTGCGAGGTCGGCGTCGCCCCACTGCTGGGCCAGACCGCCCAGCGCCACCCACAGCCCGAACTCGGCTGGCAGGCCAGGCGCGTCCAGCACCCGCGCGAGCACGTCGAGCGCCGGTGTGCCGCTGCCGGCCAGGGCCTGGATGGCGAGCCGCTGGCCCTCCTCACCTTCCTCCATCAGTGCGACCAGACCTTCCGCGGCCTCGTCGAAGCGCTGTTCGCGAATCAGGGCGACCTGCTCGAACTGGCGTCCGCCCAGCGACTCGGGGTCCAGTTCACGCCAGCGCTTGAGGGCATCCAGCAGGAGCAGGCGCTCGTCGGCCAGTAGCGCCACGCGGGCGGCGCGCTCGGCCACGCTGGGGTCTGAGGACTGCTTGGCGGCTTCCACATAGGCCATCGCGGCCGCAGCGGAATCGCCCTGCTGCAGGGCGAACTCGCCTTCAAGCAGGGGCAGCAGGGCATCGCCCAGCACCGGCGCGGGCGGCCGCGCTTCGTCGGCGTCAGCGGCCGGCGAAGGGCCAGCCAACGCAAGGAGCAGCAGCAGGTAGAATGCGCGCGCGTTCATCGACCTTCTTGCAGTGTCCGGCGCCCGCCGCAGGCTGCGGCGAACCGGGCCGGAATATCGCCCGCAGTGTACCCGAACCCCCCTTCCGACCGTCCGCAGCGACGCCTGCTGGCGCTGGGCCTGAGCCACCAGACGGCACCTGTCGCCCTGCGCGAGAAGGTGGCGTTCGGCCCTGAGCGCCTGCCCGCCGCGCTGGCCGCGCTGCTGGCGCGGCCGGGTGTGGAGGAAGCCGCGGTCGTCTCGACCTGCAACCGCACCGAGATCTACTGCAGCGTCGGCGAGGGTTTCGAGGGCGAACCCGCGCGCTGGCTGGCGGAGAGCCACGGCCTGGAGCTCGACAGCCTGCGCAGCTGCCTTTACCAGCATCAGGACGGCGAGGCCGTACGCCATCTGTTCCGGGTAGCCACCGGGCTCGACTCGCTGGTGCTGGGCGAACCGCAGATCCTCGGCCAGGTCAAGGACGCCTGGCAGCAGGCGCGCGACGCCGGCGGTCTGCGCTCGGGGCTCGACCGCCTGTTCCAGCACGGCTTCGCGGTCGCCAAGCGCGTGCGTACCGACACCGATATCGGCGCCCATCCGGTCTCCGTCGCTTTCGCAGGCGTGCGCCTAGCGCAGCAGGTGTTCAGCGATCTGAAAGAGGCCAGCGTGCTGCTGATCGGCGCGGGCGAGACCATCGAGCTGACCGCCCGCCACCTGCTGGAGCAGCAGGCCAAGCGCCTGCTGGTCGCCAATCGCACGCTGGAGAACGCGCAGGCCCTGGCCGCGCGCATCGGTGGCTATGCCCTGCCGCTCAGCGAGCTGGGGCGGCACTTGCACGAAGCCGACATCGTGATCTCAGCCACCGCCGCGCGCGAACCGATCCTGCACCGCGCCGACCTGGCCCAGGCGCTGCGCCAGCGCAGGCATCGGCCGATGTTCCTGCTCGATCTCGCCGTGCCTCGCGACATCGCCGAAGACGTGGCCACCCTAGAAGACGTCTTTCTGTACACCGTCGACGACCTCGACCAGGTGATCGAGGAGAACCGTCGGTCACGGCAGGCCGCCGCGCGTGAGGCCGAAGCCATCATCGACCTGCAGGTCGAGCATTTCCTGGGCTGGTGGCGCGCCGCCGACCGTCAGGGCCTGATCCGCGACATCCGCAGCCAAGCCGAGCGCGAGCGCGACGCCGTGCTGATCCGGGCGCAGCAGATGCTGGCCCAGGGCAAGCCGGCCGATGAAGCCCTGCGCTACCTTGCCCACACGCTCACCAACAAGCTGCTGCACGCGCCCTCGGCGCGGCTGCGCCAAGCCGCACAGCGCGGCGAGCTGGAGCTGTTCCGCGCCGCCGAACAGCTGTTTCAGGGCGCCGAAGCCGGCGACAGCGCTGGCGATGAATCCTCACGCGAACCGCAATGAGCCCAAGCATCCGCAGAAAACTCGACGCACTCGCCGAGCGCCACGAAGAGGTCGGTCTGCTGTTGGCGGCCCCTGAAGTCGCCGCCGACAACAAGCGCTTCCGCGAACTCTCGCGCGAGTACGCCCAGCTGGAGCCGCTGACCCGCGCCCTGCGCGAGTACGACGGCGCCAGCGCCGAGCTGGAGGCCGCGCGCGCCCTGCTCGCCGACCCTGACATGCGCGACATGGCGCAGGAGGAGATCGAGCGCCTGCAAACGCGCCTGATCGAGCTCGACACCGAGCTGGGCCTGCTCCTGCTGCCGCGCGATCCACGCGACGAGGCCAATATCTTCCTCGAGATCCGCGCCGGCACCGGCGGCGACGAGGCGGCGATCTTCGCTGGCGACCTCTTCCGCATGTACACGCGCTACGCCGAGGCGCGGCGCTGGAATGTCGAGCTGCTCTCGGCCAGCGAGGGCGAACACGGCGGCTTCAAGGAAGTGATCGCGCGAATCGAGGGCCAGGGGGCGTTCTCGGCGCTGAAGTTCGAGAGCGGCACCCACCGCGTGCAGCGCGTGCCCGCCACCGAAAGCCAGGGCCGCATCCACACCTCGGCGGCGACGGTCGCCATCCTGCCCGAGCTGGACGAGATCGAAGACATCGAGATCCGCGACGCCGACCTGAAGGTCGACACCTTTCGCGCCTCGGGCGCCGGCGGCCAGCACGTCAACAAGACCGACTCGGCGATCCGCATGACGCATCTGCCGACCGGCATCGTGGTCGAGTGTCAGGACGAACGCAGCCAGCACAAGAACCGGGCCCGCGCGCTCAGCCTGCTCAAGGCGCGCCTGCTCGACGAGCAGCGCAGCCAGCAGACCCAGGCCCAGGCCGAGTCGCGGCGCCTGCAGGTGGGCTCGGGCGACCGCAGCCAGCGCATCCGCACATACAACTTTCCGCAGGGCCGGGTCACCGACCACCGCGTCAACCTGACCCTGTACCGCCTGCCCGAGATCGTGGCCGGCGACTTGGGCGAGCTGATCCAGACGCTGACCCGCGAGGCCCAGGTCGACGAGCTCAAGCTGCTCGGCCAGTAGCGCGCGCCGGGCTACCATCGCGCGTCCCCCGGAGACGCCAATGAAGATCAAGAAAAAGGACTACGAAGAGCTGCTGAAGCCCATGCAGCGCGAGCTGGTGCAGGTGCAGCGCTGGCTGCAGAACACCGGCACGCGGGTGGTCGTGCTTCTGGAGGGCCGCGACGCCGCCGGCAAAGGCGGCGTCATCAACGCCATCGCCAACACCCTGAATCCGCGCGCCTGCCGGGTGGTGGCCCTGCCCAAGCCCAGCGACCGCGAGCGCACGCAGTGGTACTTCCAGCGCTACGTGTCCGAGCTGCCCGCGGCCGGCGAAATCGTGCTGTTCGACCGCAGCTGGTACAACCGAGCCGGCGTCGAGAAAGTCATGGGCTACTGCTCGGAAGTCGAGTACGAGCGCTTCCTCGTGCAGGCGCCGGCCTTCGAGAAGATGCTGGTCGACGATGGCCTGCTCTTGTTCAAGTACTGGCTGGCGGTCGACCAGGAGCAGCAGGAGGAGCGCTTTGCCGAACGCGCCGCCGACCCGCTGAAGCGTTGGAAGCTGAGCCCGGTGGACCTCGCCGCGCGCGCGAAGTACGCCGAGTACGGCAACGCGCGCGAGGCCATGTTCCGCGCGACACATACAGCGCATGCGCCGTGGTGGCTGATCGATTTCAACGACCAGCGCCGCGGCCGCCTGAACCTGATCCGCCACTTCATCGACCACCTGCCCAGCCACAGCGCGGCGGAGCCGGACATCCAGTTCGAGCCTCTGCCGGAGCCGCTGCTGAAGGAGCGATTCGAAGGCGCGGTGCAGCCGATCGCCGATCGCTTCAAGGGCGCGAACGGCAACGGGCATTGAGCCCGGACAGACCCTTCAAGGCAGATTGGTCGGGGCACGTAGGTTGAGACAAGCCGCAGGCGCGTCCCAACATCGGGGATCGCATTTGGCGCGACTGCCACTTCGGGCCGCGCTTCGCTTGGCCCAACCTACACCCTGCTCCGCTCAGGACTGACGTGCCGCTTGGCGAGCGACGAGCTCAGCCCGCCTGCGCGCGCAGCGCCGCAAGCAGCGCCGCATCGCTCAGCGGCGCCTCCCACAGCAGCACGCGCAGACCGTTGGCCGGCACCTCGATGCGCGCCTCGCTGCCGAGCTTGATGACTTCGCCGCTTTCGGCATCCTTCCAGTCGCCGGGCTGCAGATGCTGGCCCAGTGCGATGGCGCGCGGCTCGGCCGACTTGTTCAGCAGCACCAGCGCGGTCTGGTTCGTATCTTCGGTCTGCAGCACGCGATAGAACGCAGCCTCGTCGCCTTCAAGCTTCAAGTTGAACTGCAGGCCGCGCTGCAGCGCCGGCAGGCGCTGGCGCAACTGGGCGACGCGGATGAGGCCCTGGCGGATCGGGTGACTGCGAGCAGCCTCGATGCCTTCGACGCCGAAGTAGTTGCGGTTGCCGTTGTGCTCGACCGCGCCGCGCTCGAAGCCGATCTCCGAGCCGTAGTAGATGACCGGGATGCCGCGCGCGGTGAACAGCCAGTGGTGGGCATTGATGAAGCCGGTGTCGCTGGCGTTCATCCGCGCCATGTCGTGGTTGTCGTAGAAGGTCATCAGCTCGTAGGGGTTCGCGTACGGGCCGTCTTTCAGGTACAGCGCCGGCGTCAGCGCGGCGAAGTCCGAGCCCTCGTTCTCGAAGACTTCGAGCAGCGCCTTCTTCAGCGCGAAATCGAGCACGCTCATGCCGCCGTTCTCGGGGTGCGTGTACATCGCCGTCTTCGCCGCCTCGTAGTCGAACACCTCGCCGAACATGAAGAAGCCCGGATGCTTGGCGCGGATGCGCTCGGCGAACACGCGCCAGAACTCCGGCTTCACATGGCGCACGGTGTCGATGCGGAAGGCATAGGCGCCCTGCTCGATCCACTGCAGGTAGGCGCCGACGAGATGGTCCATCACCGCCGGGTTGGCCTCGTTGAAGTCGGACAGCTGGGCCAGATCCGGCTTGACGTTGTAGAAGGCGTGCAGCGGGTTGTTGGCCGGATCGAGCTGATCCGGCGGCAGGTTGCCGTGGTCGGCGATCAGGGTTCCGCTGGCGTCGTAGAGTCGACCGAACTCCGGCTGGTCCACCGGCATCGACCAGCCCGGCGAGCCGTGATTGGCGACGATGTCGAGCACGATCTTCAGGCCCGAACTCTTCATCGCCGCGGTGAAGGCGCGGAAGTCCAGGCCCTCGCTCGGCAGATGCTCGTCCACGGTGTAGAAGTTCTTGGCCCAGTAGCCGTGGTAGCCCGACTTGCCGCGATCGGTCAGAAAGCTGGTCTGGGTGATCGGCTCGCCGCCGGTGAAGGCTTCATCGGGGTTGTCGACGATGGGCGTGATCCACAGCGCGGAGAAGCCCATCTCGCGGATGTAGCCGGCGTGGTCCAGCAGGCCCTTGAAGTCGCCGCCGAGGTAGCCGACGTTGTCGGTGCGCCCGTCCTCCCATTTCAGCGGGATATCGAAGGTGCCGCGCTCGCCGCCCTGTTCGCGCTGGTCGTTGGACGGGTCGCCATTGACGAAGCGGTCGGTGACGACGAAGTACACGGCCTCGGAGGCAAAGGGCTCGGTGGTGCCGATGAAGCGATCGACCGCGGCGACAGCAGGCACTGCGGGGGCTGCTGCCTCAGGCGCAGGCGCCTCGCTGCCGCAGGCAGCCAGCAGGGTGAGCGAGAGGGCGAGGACGAGCGGACGGATCTGCATGGGCGACTCCAGTGCG
This region includes:
- a CDS encoding cyclomaltodextrin glucanotransferase gives rise to the protein MQIRPLVLALSLTLLAACGSEAPAPEAAAPAVPAVAAVDRFIGTTEPFASEAVYFVVTDRFVNGDPSNDQREQGGERGTFDIPLKWEDGRTDNVGYLGGDFKGLLDHAGYIREMGFSALWITPIVDNPDEAFTGGEPITQTSFLTDRGKSGYHGYWAKNFYTVDEHLPSEGLDFRAFTAAMKSSGLKIVLDIVANHGSPGWSMPVDQPEFGRLYDASGTLIADHGNLPPDQLDPANNPLHAFYNVKPDLAQLSDFNEANPAVMDHLVGAYLQWIEQGAYAFRIDTVRHVKPEFWRVFAERIRAKHPGFFMFGEVFDYEAAKTAMYTHPENGGMSVLDFALKKALLEVFENEGSDFAALTPALYLKDGPYANPYELMTFYDNHDMARMNASDTGFINAHHWLFTARGIPVIYYGSEIGFERGAVEHNGNRNYFGVEGIEAARSHPIRQGLIRVAQLRQRLPALQRGLQFNLKLEGDEAAFYRVLQTEDTNQTALVLLNKSAEPRAIALGQHLQPGDWKDAESGEVIKLGSEARIEVPANGLRVLLWEAPLSDAALLAALRAQAG
- a CDS encoding glutamyl-tRNA reductase; this encodes MLALGLSHQTAPVALREKVAFGPERLPAALAALLARPGVEEAAVVSTCNRTEIYCSVGEGFEGEPARWLAESHGLELDSLRSCLYQHQDGEAVRHLFRVATGLDSLVLGEPQILGQVKDAWQQARDAGGLRSGLDRLFQHGFAVAKRVRTDTDIGAHPVSVAFAGVRLAQQVFSDLKEASVLLIGAGETIELTARHLLEQQAKRLLVANRTLENAQALAARIGGYALPLSELGRHLHEADIVISATAAREPILHRADLAQALRQRRHRPMFLLDLAVPRDIAEDVATLEDVFLYTVDDLDQVIEENRRSRQAAAREAEAIIDLQVEHFLGWWRAADRQGLIRDIRSQAERERDAVLIRAQQMLAQGKPADEALRYLAHTLTNKLLHAPSARLRQAAQRGELELFRAAEQLFQGAEAGDSAGDESSREPQ
- the prfA gene encoding peptide chain release factor 1, giving the protein MSPSIRRKLDALAERHEEVGLLLAAPEVAADNKRFRELSREYAQLEPLTRALREYDGASAELEAARALLADPDMRDMAQEEIERLQTRLIELDTELGLLLLPRDPRDEANIFLEIRAGTGGDEAAIFAGDLFRMYTRYAEARRWNVELLSASEGEHGGFKEVIARIEGQGAFSALKFESGTHRVQRVPATESQGRIHTSAATVAILPELDEIEDIEIRDADLKVDTFRASGAGGQHVNKTDSAIRMTHLPTGIVVECQDERSQHKNRARALSLLKARLLDEQRSQQTQAQAESRRLQVGSGDRSQRIRTYNFPQGRVTDHRVNLTLYRLPEIVAGDLGELIQTLTREAQVDELKLLGQ
- the ppk2 gene encoding polyphosphate kinase 2, with the translated sequence MKIKKKDYEELLKPMQRELVQVQRWLQNTGTRVVVLLEGRDAAGKGGVINAIANTLNPRACRVVALPKPSDRERTQWYFQRYVSELPAAGEIVLFDRSWYNRAGVEKVMGYCSEVEYERFLVQAPAFEKMLVDDGLLLFKYWLAVDQEQQEERFAERAADPLKRWKLSPVDLAARAKYAEYGNAREAMFRATHTAHAPWWLIDFNDQRRGRLNLIRHFIDHLPSHSAAEPDIQFEPLPEPLLKERFEGAVQPIADRFKGANGNGH
- a CDS encoding tetratricopeptide repeat protein — translated: MNARAFYLLLLLALAGPSPAADADEARPPAPVLGDALLPLLEGEFALQQGDSAAAAMAYVEAAKQSSDPSVAERAARVALLADERLLLLDALKRWRELDPESLGGRQFEQVALIREQRFDEAAEGLVALMEEGEEGQRLAIQALAGSGTPALDVLARVLDAPGLPAEFGLWVALGGLAQQWGDADLAARVVERAGEVFPKDRRVGLWRAEVLLRQQRTEAAGAALDAVLALGLTDIPERLRAASLLDGLGQPERAAELLAEGEQSDATFAGRAAYLARLGESDALQALYGLIKADAVAAIGPESSAETTVFDADISDDRRFLLGQIAEVLELGEEALRWYSAVSDPARRLPAQLRIAVLQEQAGRAAEAIETLKTVQSSDSEDGETLRNAFLLEAELLNRRGELVPSIDALNRGLQIFEGDRALLYARALTYERLDRVPEAIIDLQVLVTEDPEDADALNALGYTMADRTTDYQEALGYIERALALSPEQPAILDSMGWVLFKLGRHKEALDYLQRAFAGQEDAEIAAHLAEVLAALGREDEAREIWQKGAGLDPENRAIQRLREQFGP